The DNA segment ATTAAGATCAAAGATTCTTGCTGCTGCAATCACGGGCGAAGCTGTTAATTCATCATATTTAAAATCTTTGTAGGATTTTGCATTTTCAAAACCAAGTTTTTTAAGTTCTTCTTTGCCTGTATTTTTAGTGATGGTTCTCGTGGTTCCGTCTTCCAGATGAATTTTAACCTCATCAAAATAAGGTTTTGTGGTCTGCCATTCGGGTAATCCGGGTGTTACGGAATAAATTCCCAGGGCACTCAGAATGTACCATGCGCTCATCTGTCCGCAATCTTCATTTCCGATCAGTCCGTCCGGAGTATTTTTATAATAGTTATCGAGGATGAATTTAATCTTCGCATCTGTTTTTTCCGGCTTATCGACATAATTGTAAAGGTACGCAATATGGTGGCTCGGTTCATTTCCCTGGGCATATTGCCCGATCAGTCCGGTGATATCCACCTGTTCTCTTCCTGTGGTTTTATCCGGTGCAGAAAAAATAGCGTCAATAAACTGCTCAAACTTTTCCTTTCCGCCATGAGCTGCAATTAATCCCGGAATATCCTGCTGAACAGAATAAGAATAATGCCATGAATTTCCTTCCGTATAGTTATTGTTCACTTCACGAGGTTCAAAAGGCTCGTACCAGTTTCCGTTTTTTCTCGGCTGCATAAATCCGTTTTTAGGATTGTAGAGGTTTTTCCAGTTCTGAGAGCGCTTCATAAAATACTGGTAATCTTCTTTTTTGCCTAAAATTTTAGCCATTTGCGCAATACACCAGTCGTCATAGGCATATTCTACCGTTTTGGAAACACTTTCATGTTCATCATCAATACTGATGAAATTATTCTGTTTGTAGGCATTTAACCCGAAGATATCCAGCATGGCAGAATGTTTGGAGGCCTCGAATGCTTTTTCATAATCAAAACCGGTGATTCCCTTTGCCATGGCATCGGCAATAACCGACACTGCATGATAACCGATCATACATTCTGTTTCGTTGGAAGCCAGTTCCCAAACGGGAAGTTTTCCGCCCTGCTCATACTGTTTGATAAAAGTATTGATGAAATCTGCCGTTCTTTTTCTGTCAATCAGTGTCATCAGAGGATGTGCTGCTCTGAAGGTGTCCCACAGTGAAAAAACCGAATAATAGTCAAAACCGTTGGTCATATAGAATTTGTTGTCGCGGCCTCTGTATTTTCCGTCAATATCCATATTAATGTTCGGCTGTGTGAAAACATGATACATAGCTGTGTAAAAAACAGCTAGCTTATCTTTATCCGAAGATTTAACTTCGATTTTAGATAATTCTTTATCCCAGTCAGCTACGGCCTGTTTTCTTATCGCTTCAAAATCATTTGATTTACCTTCTGCAAGCATATTTTTGGCAGCGCCTTCATAACCGGTAGTGGAAATTGATACTTTTACGAGAATTTTTTCGCCTTTTTTAACTTTATTTGAAAAAGCAATCTGTATCTCATTTCCGTAATAAAAGTTATTTTCCTGCATCATGCCTCTTGGTGTAGCATTATGAGATTGTATTAATTTTGATTCGAGCATCGGTTTTGAAAACTCAATTCTGGCATAGATGTACTGGTTGGTTGCCCAGGCTTCGCTCCTGCGGGAAACTTCGATCGTTTTGTCATTGATAATTTTTACCTCACCTTGCAATAATTTATCCCTGTGATTTAAGTCTAAAATAATATTGGCATTTCCGGCATTATTGAATGTGTATTCATGGTAACCTACTCTTTTTGTAGTGGTTAAACGTACATCAATATTGTGCTTATCTAATTTAACCGAATAAAATCCTGCCGAAGCTTTTTCGTTTTTATGTGAAAATTTTGAAGAATATTCTTTTGGAGTAAGTCCCGGGTTTCCCATCGTTGGCATCAGCATAATATCTCCATAATCCGAAACTCCCGTTCCGTTAAGATGCGTATGAGAAAATCCATAAATCACGGAATCTGAGTAATGATAGCCGCTGCAGCCGTCCCAGCTTCCGTCGATTCTTGTATCCGGAGATAGCTGCACCATTCCGAAGGGAACAATCGCTCCCGGAAAAGTATGTCCGTGGCCGCCTGTTCCGATAAACGGATTCACATATTGCGAATAATTTTGTGAAAATGTATTATGGAATAAAATTCCTAAAAGAACGATGAATATTCTTTTCATGATCTATAAATTAAAATTCCCCTAAAATACTATAAAATTAGCTTTCGCAAAAGAAAATATCTATCAGTGTCTTTACTTATTCTAAATAGGTTAATTTTTCGTAAATTTGTAGACAATTTATTAGTTTATGTTGACGAAAGACAAGGTTCAGAATTTCCTTAAAGATATAGAAGTAGATGATTTGGTAAACAATCTTCAGATCATGGGTAATGAGGTTTATATTGATATGACAGCTCATTCACCGGCCATGCATGAAAAGAAAAAGCTTGAAGCAGCCATGAAACAGGCTTTTGCAAGCGAATTCGGAGAAGAGGTAAACCTGAAACTGAAAATCGTTTCTCCGGAACCGAGTGAAATTCAGCAAAGCCAGATTAAAGGAAAACAGATTCCCGGAATCCAGAATATCATTGCTATTGCTTCAGGAAAAGGAGGGGTAGGAAAGTCTACCGTTTCTGCGAACATAGCGGTAACACTGGCAAAAATGGGTTTCAAAGTAGGATTGCTGGATGCTGATATTTACGGTCCATCTGTTCCTACGATGTTTGATACGGAAGGGCAAAAACCGATTTCTGTAGAAATTGAAGGCAAAAATCTAATGAAACCGATCGAGAACTATGGTGTAAAAATGCTTTCTATAGGATACTTTTCAGGAGCAAATCAGGCGGTAGTTTGGAGAGGTCCGATGGCTTCAAAGGCATTAAACCAGATGATCAGAGATGCAGCGTGGGGAGAACTTGATTTTTTATTAATTGACCTTCCTCCGGGAACCGGAGACATTCACCTGTCTATTATCCAGGAAGTGCCTGTAACGGGTGCCGTGATTGTGAGCACACCGCAGCATGTAGCTTTGGCAGACGTAAGAAAAGGTATTGCAATGTTCCAAATGGAAAGTATTAATATTCCAGTTCTTGGATTAATCGAAAATATGGCGTACTTTACACCGGAAGAATTGCCTGAAAATAAATATTATATTTTTGGAAAACAAGGCGCTCAGTATCTTGCAGAAGATCTTGGTATTCCTGTACTGGGGGAAATTCCTTTGATTCAGAGCATCAGGGAAGCTGGAGATGTAGGAAGACCGGCAGCATTGCAGGAAAATTCTGTAATTGCAGAGGTGTATACGGAAACTGCCCGAAGAATGGTGGAAAGCCTTGTAGAAAGAAACAAAAATCTGCCTCCTACGGAAGCGGTTAAGATCACTACGATGGCAGGATGCTCCCCAAAAGCAAAATAATTTCAATAGTAATTGAAACCAAATTGAACTGAAAAAAATATGGAAACAAATATAACACACGAAGATACAGTAACAAGGGTATTGGAAGCTTTGGAAAGTATCCGTCCGTTTCTCAATAAAGACGGAGGGGATATCGAGCTTATCGATGTGAAGGATAATCTGGTTTATGTAAAACTTTTAGGAAACTGTTCCGGATGTTCGTTAAATTTTTCTACCCTGAAACTGGGTGTTGAGAACACGATTAAGCAGCATGCTCCGGAGATAGAAAAAGTTGTAAGCGTAGAATAAAAGAAAAAATTAAATATATTTTTCAGCAGACCTTTAATATTTAGAGGTCTGTTTTTTTATTTTAGATTTTTCATATACTTATAACTTTTAAAATTGCCAATCTTTACGCAGGATTTATCTTTACAAGGAAGGGATTTGAACAAAGATTCGGTTGGT comes from the Chryseobacterium nepalense genome and includes:
- a CDS encoding GH92 family glycosyl hydrolase encodes the protein MKRIFIVLLGILFHNTFSQNYSQYVNPFIGTGGHGHTFPGAIVPFGMVQLSPDTRIDGSWDGCSGYHYSDSVIYGFSHTHLNGTGVSDYGDIMLMPTMGNPGLTPKEYSSKFSHKNEKASAGFYSVKLDKHNIDVRLTTTKRVGYHEYTFNNAGNANIILDLNHRDKLLQGEVKIINDKTIEVSRRSEAWATNQYIYARIEFSKPMLESKLIQSHNATPRGMMQENNFYYGNEIQIAFSNKVKKGEKILVKVSISTTGYEGAAKNMLAEGKSNDFEAIRKQAVADWDKELSKIEVKSSDKDKLAVFYTAMYHVFTQPNINMDIDGKYRGRDNKFYMTNGFDYYSVFSLWDTFRAAHPLMTLIDRKRTADFINTFIKQYEQGGKLPVWELASNETECMIGYHAVSVIADAMAKGITGFDYEKAFEASKHSAMLDIFGLNAYKQNNFISIDDEHESVSKTVEYAYDDWCIAQMAKILGKKEDYQYFMKRSQNWKNLYNPKNGFMQPRKNGNWYEPFEPREVNNNYTEGNSWHYSYSVQQDIPGLIAAHGGKEKFEQFIDAIFSAPDKTTGREQVDITGLIGQYAQGNEPSHHIAYLYNYVDKPEKTDAKIKFILDNYYKNTPDGLIGNEDCGQMSAWYILSALGIYSVTPGLPEWQTTKPYFDEVKIHLEDGTTRTITKNTGKEELKKLGFENAKSYKDFKYDELTASPVIAAARIFDLNTKVEITAMNPDDKIYYMTLDEGDANVRKMFMPYKGPFTITKTTQVAAYAERKGEKSSIVRADFNRRPNNWDISVLSHPTPQYTASGKLSLIDGISGDTNWRKGEWLGYQGQTFEAVIDMRSPQQFTKLSSTYLQDSRAWILMPKKVEYYVSNNGKDYILLKTVENTLDPKDETVQIKDFSAEVLPTQARFIKVKAYHFGKLPEWHQGAGGDAYIFVDEISVK
- a CDS encoding Mrp/NBP35 family ATP-binding protein — its product is MLTKDKVQNFLKDIEVDDLVNNLQIMGNEVYIDMTAHSPAMHEKKKLEAAMKQAFASEFGEEVNLKLKIVSPEPSEIQQSQIKGKQIPGIQNIIAIASGKGGVGKSTVSANIAVTLAKMGFKVGLLDADIYGPSVPTMFDTEGQKPISVEIEGKNLMKPIENYGVKMLSIGYFSGANQAVVWRGPMASKALNQMIRDAAWGELDFLLIDLPPGTGDIHLSIIQEVPVTGAVIVSTPQHVALADVRKGIAMFQMESINIPVLGLIENMAYFTPEELPENKYYIFGKQGAQYLAEDLGIPVLGEIPLIQSIREAGDVGRPAALQENSVIAEVYTETARRMVESLVERNKNLPPTEAVKITTMAGCSPKAK
- a CDS encoding NifU family protein, with the protein product METNITHEDTVTRVLEALESIRPFLNKDGGDIELIDVKDNLVYVKLLGNCSGCSLNFSTLKLGVENTIKQHAPEIEKVVSVE